TCACGCTGCCACGGCCCATCGGCTCGGCCGATGCCCTGCTGCTGGCCCGATTTGCGCAGGCACGCGTGGGCGAGAAGAAGCTGCTGGCCATCGTCACCGCCGAGCCGGCCGACGCGCAGCGCCTGGCTGACGAGATGCCGTTCTTCGCCCCGGGGCTGCGCGCCACGGTGTTTCCGGACTGGGAGACCCTGCCCTACGACACCTTCAGCCCGCACCAGGACCTGATCAGCGAGCGCCTGGCCACGCTGTGGCGCATCCACAAGGGCGATGCCGACGTGGTGCTGCTGCCCGCCACCACGGCGCTCACGCGGCTGGCGCCGCCCTCGTTCCTGGCGGCCACCACCTTCGAGTTCAAGCAAAAGCAGAAGCTCGACGAGGCGGCGCTGCGCGCTCAGCTCACGCTGGCCGGCTACAACCATGTGAGCCAGGTGGTGTCGCCCGGCGAGTACGCGGTGCGCGGCGGCCTGATCGACCTGTTTCCGATGGGCTCGCCGGTGCCCTACCGCGTGGACCTGTTCGACAACGAGGTCGACTCGATCCGCACCTTCGACCCCGACAGCCAGCGCAGCCTGTACCCGGTGCCCGAGGTGCGGCTGCTGCCGGGCCGCGAGTTTCCGATGGACGAGGCGGCGCGCACCATGTTCCGCCAGCGCTGGCGCGAGAAGCTCGATGGCGACCCCACCAAGAGCCGCATCTACAAGGACATCGCCCAGGGCATCGCCACGGCCGGCATCGAGTACTTTCTGCCGCTGTTCTTCGAGCAGACGGCGACGGTCTTCGACTACCTTGGCGCCCAGGCATCCTTGGTGCTGCATGGCGAGGTCGATCAGGCCATCGAGCGCTTCTGGACCGACACGCGCGAGCGCCACCGCTTCATGGCCGCCGATCCCGACCGGCCGGTGCTGGCGCCGGAAGAGATCTTTCAGCGCGCCGACGAGTTTTTTGCCAATGCCGGCCGCCAGGCCACGCTGGTGCTGCGCGGCGATGAACCACTGGATTGGGCCCGCCCGCTGCCCGACATCGCCGCCGACCGCGGCGCCACCGAGCCACTGGCCGCGCTGGGCCGGCACCTCGACAGCACGCCGCACCGCGTGCTGATCGTGGCCGAAAGCGAAGGCCGGCGCGAAAGCCTGCTGGAGCTGCTGCGCGACCACAAGATCGAGCCGCCCAGCGTGGCCACGCTGGCCGAGTTTCTGGCCCAGACCGGCGATGAGCGCGAGAAGGTGGCCATCACTGCCGCGCCGCTGGCGGCCGGCTTCTTCTGGCACGAGCCCGAGGCGCCCGAGGGCGCGCTGGCGATCCAGTTCCTCACCGAGACCGAGCTGTTTGCCAGCACGCCGCAGGCCCGCCGGCGCCGCAAGCAGGAGCAGACCAGCAGCGTCGACGCGCTGATCAAGGACTTGTCGGAGCTTAAGGTGGGCGATCCGGTGGTGCATGCCAGCCACGGCATCGGCCGCTACCAGGGGCTGCTGAACATCGACCTGGGCGAAGGCCCGAGCGAGTTTCTGCACCTCGAATACGCGGACAAGGCCACGCTGTACGTGCCGGTGGCGCAGCTGCAGCTGATCAGCCGCTACACCGGCGTCAGCGCCGACGAGGCGCCGCTGCACCGGCTGGGCAGCGGGCAGTGGGAGAAGGCCCGCCGCAAGGCCGCCGAGCAGGTGCGCGACGCCGCCGCCGAGCTGCTGAACCTGTACGCCCGCCGCGCCGCGCGCGAGGGCTTTGCGCACCGTTTCAGCCCGCACGACTACGAGGCCTTTGCCTCGAGCTTCGGCTTCGAGGAGACGCCCGACCAGCGCGCCGCCATCCACGCCGTGATCCAGGACCTGGTGAGCCCCAAGCCCATGGACCGCCTGGTGTGCGGCGACGTGGGCTTCGGCAAGACCGAGGTGGCGCTGCGCGCAGCCTTCGTGGCGGTGCATGGCGGCAAGCAGGTGGCGCTGCTGGCGCCCACCACGCTGCTGGCCGAGCAGCACTACCAGACCCTGGTCGACCGCTTCGGCAAGTGGCCGGTGCGCATTGCCGAGATGTCGCGCTTTCGCTCGCCCAAGGAGATCCGGGCCGCGCTCGACGGCCTGGCCGACGGCACCATCGACATCGTGGTCGGCACCCACAAGCTGCTGAGCGCCGAGCTCAAGTACAAGCGCCTGGGCCTGCTGATCATCGACGAGGAACACCGTTTCGGCGTGCGCCACAAGGAGGCCATCAAGGCCATGCGCGCCGAGGTGGATGTGCTCACGCTCACCGCCACGCCCATTCCACGCACCCTCGGCATGGCCTTGGAAGGCCTGCGCGACCTGAGCGTGATCGCCACCGCCCCGCAGCGCCGCCTGGCGATCAAGACCTTCGTGCGCAGCGAGGGCAATAGCGTGATCCGCGAGGCCGTGCTGCGCGAGTTGAAGCGCGGCGGCCAGGTGTACTTCCTGCACAACGAGGTCGAGACCATCGAGGCCCGCGGCCGCCGGCTGGCCGAGCTGCTGCCCGAGGCACGCATCGCCATCGCCCACGGCCAGATGCCCGAGCGCCAGCTCGAGTCGGTGATGCGCGACTTCGTGGCCCAGCGCCACAACGTGCTGCTGTGCTCGACCATCATCGAGACCGGCATTGACGTGCCCAGCGCCAACACCATCGTCATCAGCCGCGCCGACAAGTTCGGCCTGGCGCAGCTGCACCAGCTGCGCGGCCGCGTGGGCCGCAGCCACCACCAGGCCTATGCCTACCTGCTGGTGCCCGACACCGAAACCCTCACCAAGCAGGCGCAGCAGCGGCTCGACGCGATCCAGAGCATGGAGGAGCTGGGCTCGGGCTTCTACCTGGCCATGCACGACCTCGAGATCCGCGGCTGCGGCGAGGTGCTGGGCGAAAAGCAGAGCGGCAACATGATGGAGGTCGGCTTCCAGCTCTACAACGACATGCTGGCCGAGGCCGTGCGCGCACTGAAAAACGGCCAGGAGCCCGACCTGCTGAGCCCCACCGGCGTGTTTGGCGGCAGCACCGATGTCAACCTGCATGCCCCGGCCCTGCTGCCCGACGCCTACTGCGGCGACGTGCATGTGCGCCTGAACCTCTACAAGCGCCTGGCCACCGCCAGCAAGCCCGAGCAGCTGGACGCCATGCTCGAAGAGATCACCGACCGCTTCGGCAAGCTGCCGGCCCAGGGCCAGACCCTGTTCGACACCCACCGCCTGCGCGTGCTGGCGCGGCCCTACGGCGTGGTGAAGATCGACGCCAACCCCAAGCTGATGAACATCACCTTCCGGCCCAACCCGCCGGTGGATGCGATGCGCATCATCGAGCTGGTGCAGAAGAACCGCGCCATCAAGCTGGTGGGCAATGACAAGCTGCGCATCGACCGCGAGATCGCCGATCCGAAGGACCGCGCGCAGTTTGTGCGCGAGGTGCTGCGCAACCTGGGCCAGCCAACCTCGGCCTGACAGGCCGCCATTGCCTCAGTCGTCTTGCGCGGGGCTGTACTCGTCGTCCAGGCGGTCCATGCGCAGCGAGTAGCCCCACACCAGCGCGCAGAAGATGAACAGCGCGCCCTGCGAGGCCATCCAGAAGCTGAAGGGCCAGCCAAAGAAGGCGAAGCTCAGTTCGCGGGCAAACACCGACAGCGCGATGGTCAAGACCAGCCACACCGCCAGCAGCAGCAGCGTGAGCCGCACGACGCGGCGCCAGTAGAGGCGGTGCTTCTCGGGAGTCGACATCGGGATCGGGATCGGGGCCCATGCGGCGGGCGGCGCGATGCTATGCGCAAACCACCCCGGGTACCACTCGGGGGCATCCCGGGTACCGTGCGCCGGCGCGAGGGCCTGCCTGGGCTGCATGCGAGAATCCCGGTTTGTCATTCGTGGCTGCCATTTCAGCACCCAGGCCATCTCATGGACACCGAACAGATCAACGCCATCGGCTCGCTGCTTGCCGATCTGAGCGCCCGTACCCAGCAGCTCCGGGGGTATCTTTGACTACGACCGCAAATCGCTGCGGCTGAACGAAGTCAATGCCGCGCTGGAGAACCCCAGCGTCTGGAACGAGCCCAAGCGCGCCCAGGACCTCGGCCGCGAAAAGCGCCAGCTGGAAGACGTGGTCGAGACCATCAAGCACCTCGACAGCAACCTGGCTGACAACCTCGAGCTCTACGAGATGGCCAAGGCCGAGGGCGACCTCGACAGCCTCGCCACCATCGAGGCCGATGCCCAGCCGCTGCGCGAAACCGTGGAGCGGCTCGAGTTCCGCCGCATGTTCAGCAACCCGGCCGATCCGAGCAGCTGCTTCATCGACATCCAGGCCGGCGCCGGTGGCACCGAGGCCTGCGACTGGGCCGGCATGCTGCTGCGCCAGTACCTGAAGTACGCCGAGCGCAAGGGCTTCACGGCCACGGTGGAAGACGAGACGCCGGGCGACGTGGCCGGCATCAAGAGCGCCACCATCAAGGTGGACGGCGAGTACGCCTTCGGCCATCTGCGCACCGAGACCGGCGTGCACCGCCTGGTGCGCAAGAGCCCGTTCGACTCGGCCGGCGGCCGCCACACCTCGTTTGCCAGCCTCTTCGTCTACCCCGAGATCGACGACTCGATCGAGATCGAGATCAACCCGTCCGATGTGCGCACCGACACCTTCCGCGCCAGCGGTGCGGGCGGCCAGCACATCAACAAGACCGACTCGGCGGTGCGGCTCACGCACATTCCCACCGGCATCGTGGTGCAGTGCCAGGACGGCCGCAGCCAGCACAGCAACCGCGATGTGGCCTGGCGCCGCCTGCGCTCGCGCCTGTACGACTTCGAGATGAAGAAGCGGCTTGAAGAGCAGCAAAAGCTCGAGGACACCAAGACCGACGTGGGCTGGGGCCACCAGATCCGCAGCTATGTGCTCGACCAGAGCCGCATCAAGGACCTGCGCACCAGTGTCGAGATCAGCAACACCCAGAAAGTGCTGGACGGCGATCTCGACGCCTTCATCGAGGCCAGTCTGAAGCAAGGCCTCTGACCCCCCGCCGCGCCGCCCAGCAGCCAGGCCCCGGGCCGGCGGGCGGTGCGCCCCCCGACAAGACACTTGAGGAGCGCATCGCCATGCGTGAAGCCACCGCCAGCGCCATCCGGCGCGAGGACTATGCCGCCCCGGCGTTCTGGATTCGCCAGGTCGAACTCAGCTTCGACCTCGACCCGGCCAAGACCATCGTGGCCAGCAAGCTGGCCATCGAGCGCAACCCGCAGGCCGCGGCCGGCCAGGCCCTGGTGCTGCACGGCGAAGATCTAACGCTGCTGCGCTGCCTGGCCGATGGCGAGAGCGTGAGCTTCCGGCACGAGGACGGTCTGCTGGTCATCGACCACCCGCCCGAGAAGGACGCCTTCACGCTCGAGATCCGCAACACCTGCGCGCCCGACAAGAACACCCAGCTCTCGGGCCTGTACACCTCGGGCAGCGGCCTGTTCACGCAGTGCGAGGCCGAGGGCTTCCGGCGCATCACCTACTTCCTGGACCGGCCCGACGTGATGGCCGTGTTCAGCGTGACCCTGCGCGCCGACAAGGCCCGCTACCCGGTGCTGCTGAGCAACGGCAACCTGGTGGCGCACGGCGCGCTCGACAACGGCCGCCACTTCGCCAAGTGGCACGATCCCTTCCCCAAGCCCAGCTACCTGTTCGCCCTGGTGGCCGCCGATCTGGTGTGCCGCGAGCAGAAGATCGTGGCCCGTTCGGGCAAGGAGCATCTGCTGCAGGTGTATGTGCGCCGCGGCGACCTCGACAAGACCGAGCACGCGATGAGCTCGCTGATTGCCAGCGTGGCCTGGGACGAAGCCCGCTTCGGCCTGCCGCTTGACCTCGACCGCTTCATGATCGTCGCGGTGAGCGACTTCAACATGGGCGCGATGGAGAACAAGGGCCTCAACATCTTCAACACCAAGTTCGTGCTGGCCAGCCCGGCCACCGCCACCGATGTCGACTTTGCCGGCATCGAGAGCGTGGTGGGCCACGAGTACTTCCACAACTGGACCGGCAACCGCATCACCTGCCGCGACTGGTTTCAGCTGAGCCTGAAAGAAGGCCTCACGGTCTACCGCGACCAGGAGTTCTCGATGGACATGGCCGGCTCGCCGTCGGCCCGCGCCGTCAAGCGCATCGACGACGTGCGCGGCCTGCGCGCGGTGCAGTTCCCCGAGGATGCCGGCCCCATGGCGCACCCGGTGCGGCCTGACCGCTACCAGGAGATCAACAACTTCTACACCGCCACGGTCTACGAAAAGGGCGCC
This portion of the Aquabacterium sp. OR-4 genome encodes:
- the mfd gene encoding transcription-repair coupling factor, translated to MQLPVIAPGKRFTLPRPIGSADALLLARFAQARVGEKKLLAIVTAEPADAQRLADEMPFFAPGLRATVFPDWETLPYDTFSPHQDLISERLATLWRIHKGDADVVLLPATTALTRLAPPSFLAATTFEFKQKQKLDEAALRAQLTLAGYNHVSQVVSPGEYAVRGGLIDLFPMGSPVPYRVDLFDNEVDSIRTFDPDSQRSLYPVPEVRLLPGREFPMDEAARTMFRQRWREKLDGDPTKSRIYKDIAQGIATAGIEYFLPLFFEQTATVFDYLGAQASLVLHGEVDQAIERFWTDTRERHRFMAADPDRPVLAPEEIFQRADEFFANAGRQATLVLRGDEPLDWARPLPDIAADRGATEPLAALGRHLDSTPHRVLIVAESEGRRESLLELLRDHKIEPPSVATLAEFLAQTGDEREKVAITAAPLAAGFFWHEPEAPEGALAIQFLTETELFASTPQARRRRKQEQTSSVDALIKDLSELKVGDPVVHASHGIGRYQGLLNIDLGEGPSEFLHLEYADKATLYVPVAQLQLISRYTGVSADEAPLHRLGSGQWEKARRKAAEQVRDAAAELLNLYARRAAREGFAHRFSPHDYEAFASSFGFEETPDQRAAIHAVIQDLVSPKPMDRLVCGDVGFGKTEVALRAAFVAVHGGKQVALLAPTTLLAEQHYQTLVDRFGKWPVRIAEMSRFRSPKEIRAALDGLADGTIDIVVGTHKLLSAELKYKRLGLLIIDEEHRFGVRHKEAIKAMRAEVDVLTLTATPIPRTLGMALEGLRDLSVIATAPQRRLAIKTFVRSEGNSVIREAVLRELKRGGQVYFLHNEVETIEARGRRLAELLPEARIAIAHGQMPERQLESVMRDFVAQRHNVLLCSTIIETGIDVPSANTIVISRADKFGLAQLHQLRGRVGRSHHQAYAYLLVPDTETLTKQAQQRLDAIQSMEELGSGFYLAMHDLEIRGCGEVLGEKQSGNMMEVGFQLYNDMLAEAVRALKNGQEPDLLSPTGVFGGSTDVNLHAPALLPDAYCGDVHVRLNLYKRLATASKPEQLDAMLEEITDRFGKLPAQGQTLFDTHRLRVLARPYGVVKIDANPKLMNITFRPNPPVDAMRIIELVQKNRAIKLVGNDKLRIDREIADPKDRAQFVREVLRNLGQPTSA
- a CDS encoding DUF4212 domain-containing protein, which encodes MSTPEKHRLYWRRVVRLTLLLLAVWLVLTIALSVFARELSFAFFGWPFSFWMASQGALFIFCALVWGYSLRMDRLDDEYSPAQDD
- the prfB gene encoding peptide chain release factor 2 (programmed frameshift) encodes the protein MDTEQINAIGSLLADLSARTQQLRGYLDYDRKSLRLNEVNAALENPSVWNEPKRAQDLGREKRQLEDVVETIKHLDSNLADNLELYEMAKAEGDLDSLATIEADAQPLRETVERLEFRRMFSNPADPSSCFIDIQAGAGGTEACDWAGMLLRQYLKYAERKGFTATVEDETPGDVAGIKSATIKVDGEYAFGHLRTETGVHRLVRKSPFDSAGGRHTSFASLFVYPEIDDSIEIEINPSDVRTDTFRASGAGGQHINKTDSAVRLTHIPTGIVVQCQDGRSQHSNRDVAWRRLRSRLYDFEMKKRLEEQQKLEDTKTDVGWGHQIRSYVLDQSRIKDLRTSVEISNTQKVLDGDLDAFIEASLKQGL